The Nicotiana sylvestris chromosome 6, ASM39365v2, whole genome shotgun sequence genomic sequence ATTTCAAGCTTACACCTAACAAGGAAACTAGTCCAAAAATGGGAATATAAGAACATGCTTTTCCTGTTAAACATGACCTAAAAATTTCTGAACAGAAGAAGAGTGCAAATTATAGCAATATGAAGAACCAGAATTGTTATTAACCATGGCTAGCGTTAAATATCTAGTGAATATGCTTCATGATACTTTAACCCATCATTCCCTTTGACTACTATGTTTCACGATGGAATTACCAAGCAAACAACAAAATGACATTTATGAGAATCACGTCAACCCCTTTCATACTCACAGATGCAACACACAAAAGTTCCTATGTCCAAACAGTGTTCATGGTCCTTTTAATACAGAGTATCTATATTGATATACTACTTGAAGTCTTTAATAACTCAAGAGGAGTTGAACAATGAAAAAACGAAAACACAATGTTTATACATAAGGAAAACCCAAGCTAATTACACAAATTAACTAGTTCGAAAGGCACAAAATCATCATTTAAACAACTGCTCAATTACAAATCTCGGCTTGAATAAGCCAACCTCATGTTCATCCATTCTCATACATTAATAGGTGAGGTGAATACctaaaaatgaaaggaaaaggGAGGTAAGATCAGTAGTAACAACAACAGTAAGCAGCAACAaaagtaacaccccagaaccAACTTTAAACCTAGAATTGTTGTGCAGCAatcaaaacaagcaaaacaaaaacttcaaaccAAGCCTTTCAAACCACCAAACTTAAACTATTTCAGCCCCACTTAGGTCAGAAATCATTTCACGAGTTGAAACTTGAGAGATCACAGAgaaaatcaatgaaacagtaacttttCACTAAACATTTTTAGCGGTCTTGTTTTTTCTGAACTTTTTTTTCTCCTCCCCCCCTCCTTCAACTCTCATTAGCAATtcctactgcttgctgacctccttattacaccaaaaggaaaatcagaaagctaagctagctaggcctatcaactacgagttacaagattcctatctataaattgcttgatcttgagtcttagttgGTTTTTGCTGTTGACTctaatctgaatcttgatgcttgtcagATGTATGTGTTGGTTCTTTATTCAACTTTTGGATCAAagcgggacatgcgaagcttgtgacttcaatcaaattttgagcagtccgcatctttgtcttcttcagcattttgaattcacttctttttttttgttctcctttttttttctttattctgggcCGAGGCTCATTCTTTCAGCCACTTCGGATCCTATGCCTCGAGTTAatacctgctcagacaccaaaacaaacaaacgaacgaaattttctgccctagttttcactaggaaaattttgtgagttatttgcAACACAAATCTAAGCTATTTCCTTATTGAAAACAAcaaaaatcaggattgtgtatccttgggaataGGGAGTGAAGCCCTAGATTGGGAGGATTTCCAAGTTATGCTGGAAAGCTGaccaggttatgccgggaaagcaaaagggtcctcgggttatgccagaagaaaaaaaaacatgtccCTGGGTAATGTCAAGGAggcccacgggttatgctgggagaaagagaaaaaagttccctgggttatgccagggaggtccgcgggttatgccgggataaaagaaaaaggtccttgggttatgctagggagatccgcgggttataccgggataaaggaaaaaggtccctgggttatgccgggataaaagaaaaaggtccttaggttatgccagagagatccgtgggttatgtcgggataacaaaagaaggtccttgggttatgtagGGAGATCcttgtttctctttttttttacaaacatcttcgagttccaaagagggtaatgaaagaaagataatcggctcaaagggttagcaaatgattgaagtgtttggggtagcaagaatgaaagccctcgtcatcccaatcggataatgTTGTCGCTACAGAAAGactaaacatagtaccttttgactgcatccgcattcacagctgcttcgggatcatttccttcgatatctcccAAGTATAATGcccctcttggcaatatctttctgatgataTACGGGcttttccaattaggagcaaatttcccttttgcttcctgatgatggggAAGAATACGTCTTAGAACGAtttgccccacttcaaaatttctaggccgcactttcttgttgtaggcacgggccattcgttcttgatacaactgcccgtggctaactgcagccattcgcttttcatcaatcaaggttAACTATTCCAGATGGGTTTTAACCCACTCtgtgtcttcaatttcagcttcaacaatgatccggagagaagggatttcaacttccgcgggtatcacagtttcagtgccataaaccaaaaggtatGGGGTTGCTTCGACCAACGTGCGCACaatagtgcgataccccaataatgcaaaaggcaacttttcatgccactgcctggaactttgaatcatctttctcaaaatatttttgatgttcttgtttgctgcttcgacgacACCATTAGCTTTAGGCCGATAACGAGTAGAGTTCTGATgcattatcttgaattgttcacatatctcccccatcaaataactattcaagtttgcagcattgtctgtgataataGTTGTAGGAATGCCAAAACAgcagataagattggagtgcacgaaatctaccacaactttcttggtgacagatttgagagtgattgcttcaacccattttgtgaaatagtcgatggcgaccaatatgaatctgtgcccatttgaggcttttggctcgattggcccaatggcGTCCATACCCCAAgaaacaaatggccaaggcgctgacatgggatgcagttctgtaggaGGAGCGTGAATCAAATCactgtgcacctgacactgatgacattttcgaACAAAACTGAAGCActctttttccatggtcatccagtaataacccgctcaaaggattttctttgccaaaacatacccgtccATGTGGGGTCTGCACACTCTGGCGTGCACTTCGTACATGATTCTTTCGGCTTCTTCgatgtcaacacatcttaacaagttgaggtctggggtccttttgtacaagacatcaccactcagaaggaaaccacttgcatgccgtctaatggttctctttatGTCAACACTGGCTTGCTCGGTGtattctttggttttcaaaaatcttttgatgtcatgataccatggctgaacatttgGTTCTGCCTCAACCGTATTACAATAGCCatgcctttccctgatttggatttccaagggatcaatgtgggcattgcctgggtatggcagcattgaggccaaagtagcaagtgcatcatCTAATTCATTGTGATAgcgagggatgtacctgaactctattgacttgaatcgcctgccaagatcttccacatgttgcctataaggaataagcttgacatctcgggtctcccattctccttgagcttgtcggataatcagatctgagtcccccatgattaacaattcttcgacATTTTGGTCAactgccatgttcatacccataatgcaagatttatactcggcagtgttgtttTTGTAGAAAAACTGAAGCCTGGCCGtggccggataatgctgaccagtgggtgagatcaagattgccccaattccaacaccctTTGTGTTtactgctccatcgaaaaacattttccaagcattgttgtcttcggatattgcctcaattgagtttacctcttcatccAGGAAGTAGGTgttcaaaggttggtattcatcatcgaccggattttcagccaaatgatctgctaacgcctgggctttcattgccgtgcgggtgacatagactatgtcaaattccgtaagcaggatctgccactttgctaacctcccagtgggcattagcttctggaatatgtatttaAAGGATCCAACttggttatgaggtaagtggtgtaggcttgcaaataatgcctcagcttctaagcgacccaagttaaagcgcaacaagttctttccaataaagtgtacttggcttcataactggtaaacttcttgctcagatagtaaatggcctgctctctctttccggtcacatcgtgttgcccgaggacgcagccaaaagaattttccaagactgtcaggtacaataacaaaggcctccctggctcaggtgggactAAGACTGGCGGATTTGATAGATATTCTTGATTTTAtcgaaagcttcttgacattcatctgtccatttgATTACCGCAtatttcttcaacaatttgaataggggttcacatgtggatgtcaactgagcaatgaatcggctgatgtagttcaatcttcccaacaaactcattacatctttcttggttcttggaggaggcaaatcccgaatagactttatctttgttgggtctaactcgattcccctccgactgactatgaatcccaagagtttgccggatggtaccccaagtacacatttggctgggttcaacttcaaatcatatttgcgcaaccgctcaaagaattttcttagGTCCCGAACGTGGTCGTCAtgggttttggatttgatgattacatcgtccacatacacctctatctcttggtgcatcatatcatgaaaaatggcagtcatggcccttatgtaggttgccccgacgttcttcagaccaaatgccatgactctgtaacagtatgtaccccaaggtgtggtaaaagTTGTCctttctacatcttcttcatccatcaacacctggtgatatcctgcgtaacaatccaagaaggactgtatctcatgtttggcgcaattatcaacaaggatgtggatgttcggcaaagggaagttatctttgggatttgccttgtttaaatctctgtaatccacacacacccgGGTCTTCCCGTCTTTATTTGGCACTAGAACTACATTAGCTATCCATGTGGTAGACCGAACTACTCGGATTACCCCCGCTTTCAACTGTTtcgtgacttcttctttgatcttgtcactgatgtcagttttaaactttctttgcttttgctggataGGGGGGGTAATCGGGGTAAgttggcaacttatgaaccattaaatcaacacttagtcctggcatgtcgtcatatgaccaagcaaacacatctttgaactcaaacaggAGTTGGATTAATGCGTCTCGGGTTTTTCCGTCTATCTGAATGCTTATCTTCGTTTCCCTGATtttttcagaactacccaaattaaccggctcagTACCATTTAAggtcggcttaggtttattctcaaattgttccaattctcgatttatttccttaaaagcctcttcttcattgtattccggttcttggttcattatttcacaattagacaacGTATTTGGATCTGGACATAAATTTCGCAAGCATGTAATGTTATTTAAAGATGCATTATTAGGACtcaaagaagaaataaaagagaaaaataacaaaatcagaaagaataaagaaagatgaacgatgaaatatggatttcatttcttttgaatttgaagataacagggtttacattggaaattaaaagacaagaaactaaAAAAAACATCTGAGctacaccctggaataactcgtgatgcagaataagtggcaggacaggtctaccgggactcccgcctgattaggaatggcgtagccttcaaATTCTACAGCTTGGCATTAGGTCCCATATACTTCACTTCAGCGGTGCTTGAGCCCCCCTTGGCTGGACCATATGGGTTTCATATAGTATCTTCCTCATTGCCCCACAAATTTCTTCAATCTCTTCGGCCGTAAAGGCCTCATCCTCTTCTTCTTTATTGAACTTGGGCTTGAAAAATGTTTTGTTCAGATGTGGCACTGGCTGCGGCAATACCCATCCATCATTCTTTTTATCATCTGCCCATCTTACATCAGCTGGAGTGGGTCGGAAGCCTACCAcaaagaacttttcactggcgGTCAGGGTGACTAGTTCAGCTATTCCTTGCCATGATTTCCCAAACCCCTTCCCAGGTTTGTagccatgcctgatcatttctttggccaccatgattgatgcatttgAAAGAAATGGTTGAGGTCAAGGTTTTCCTTCTTCGCACTGATCCACGACCACGATTTCAAAGGCCTGATAGACTATGTGCTCACTCCCCTCTCTTGCTTCTagacatgggactgatgggtcccgataaattgattgctcatcttccccgtggaccacaatctcttgatcctcatgctcgaacttcaccatctagTGAAGAGTAGAGGGTGCAACCAATGCTGTATGAATCCACGGCCTCCCCAAAAGaaagttgtaggatgtgtccatgtccagaacctggaaggttacttcaaagtctactgggcTGATGGTTAGAATTAGATcaatctctccaattgtgtcccttttgataccatcgaaggcacgtacacagacattgttgggtcggattcttttgGTACCGATTTCCATATGCTACAGAGTTGAGAGTGGGAAAATTTCTACCTCagagcctccgtccaacataacccttttcacgtaGTACCCTTCGCATTTGACTATTAGGTGCAGGGTTTTGTTATGTGCGGCCCTTTCCGggggcaagtcatttttgctAAATGAGATCTGGTTGATTGCAAAAAAGCTTTCTGCCATTCTCTCCAACTACTCTACAGAAGTCTCAACAGAcacatatgcttcgttaagggtcttgatcaataccttttGATGTTCGGTGGAGTTCATCAATAGAGACAACAAGGAGACTTGTGCGGGAGATATTTGAAGCTGGTCGATCACTTCATAATCCGCCATTTTAAGCTTTTGAAAGAAGGACTCCGCTTCTTcgacactcacgggcttcttagatgggaagcgctttctagtgacattgttcacctcttccaaatTGAAATACTTTTCAGCCGGATTATTTTCTTGAACCTCTCCTAAGATTTCTTTGCCCTTATAGGTTTCCATGAATTTGTTGTAATTCTAGGGCATAGCGGCAGGATCTGTCATGGGCTTCTGTGGCGCGCAGCCAATAACTACAGGCTCACTCAGCCTTGGTGGATTAATTGGCCCCCGCATCACATAAGCTCCCTTGGGCACATATATTTGGGTTATCTTGTTCAGCTCAAATCTCCTGGGAGGACTCAAAGTCATATGCTTTTCATTGCGGCCTCGAGGGACATAAAGAACAACATCGTTGGGAGGCGTtgccccaatttcaatttcaattttcttctctgactttggaggggtggttttgttcttttcctCCCCTTTGTCTTGCTTCGGGGCAGCGTTTGGTTTCTTTTCTACATTAGTGatggcaatgatggccttcaacgctgggtcaaattccttgtcttcacaaatcattccaataactggcccgttgttgtgagccggtagtggattgttggttacattgggaacatcttcgtcccttagcacagATCTTGCATAACTCTCTTCAAAGTCCAACAATTTTCTATATCATGCCCTTCAGCCCCTAAATGATAAGCGCACCGGGTGCCACGTTGGTAAGAGGGTGATTATGGGTTTTGCCTATTCGGGGGTACGGgttgcaacaaacccatttggaccaattttgGGAATAGGCTAGAATAGGACTCACCAATTGGTGTGAAGTTCGTTTTCCTTAGAGGCTCTCGGGCACAGAAGTTGTTTTGTGGAAGTTGGGGATTGTAGTGAGCTGGGTAaggaggttgatttctgggaAGTGGAGCTCTGTTCTGGttaaattgttgttgtggcctgaCATAGGGTTGGTCATTCATCACTGTGTATAGCTGAGGAGCATAAGCTACATCTTGGtgaggatagtagtgttgtgggacTCTTTCAGAGAAAAAAGATCTGGGTGGACGGGGTTTCCTTGCGCTCGAAGTTGCCACTGacatttcttcctttttctttcgatttgcTACTCCTCCAAACCCACCctggatggcttgggaggtagccctTATAGCATATTGGCTCAAAATTCGAcctgttttcaacccattttcaaccatttcgccaatcttgatggcttcagcaaacggtttacccattgcggacatcatattttggaagttgTCAGCTTCCTGAGCTTGGAGGAAAATTGTGACCATTTCAATCTCATCCATCGGAGGCTTTACCCTAGAGGCCTGCTCCCGCCATTTAACTGTGTACTCTCGGAAGCTTTTCAaggatttcttcttcaagtttgtcaataagttcctatctggagcaatatcaatgttgtactagAACTGCCTGATGAAATCTCTGACAAGATCATCCCAGATATGCCAGCGGGATAtatcttggtccatgtaccaccCAGAGGCGATGCCAACCAAACTTTATCCGAAATAGGCCATGATGAGTTCTTCCTTTCAACCGGCTCCTCGCAGCTGGTTGCAATATCTCTTAAGATGAGCGATAGGATCACCGCGCccatcatacttctcaaattttggggttttgaatcacAATGGTagatgcacatgagggaacatacataagtcggcataggatacacttttttgtccactcaagccttgtatgcttttgagactctgttccatactcctcatctttctcacaatctcttcttgctcaggagttttggtggtctttTCTTGCCCCACAGTGAACTCATATTGGGGTGGCTGAGGGTAAGTATAAGTTGGAAACTGAGGAGGTTCCATTGGGAAGGTAGGTGTTTGGAAGGTGAAAGCTGAGGGGTCAAAACTGGGCCTGGGCAGTGTAGGCTGTGCCGTGGCCAAGAAAGGTGGAACGATGAAGATATTTGAAGCTGCACCGGACATTAACACCTGGGGGtgaacctcagaaggtgttcctaCAAAATGAGCTGAGATAGTTGGGTGTCCTAGTGGTGTATTTGGGTGACTGATCGGAACAGTGGAGGTACCACTTGCTCTAGGAAAAAGTTCGGGAAATCCCGGGATTGCGCGTGGTGGCTCTCTTCCATTTGTccaagcgtcccacatttccataacCCGAAGACGCAGGATTCTGTTTTCTTTGGCAGCTGCCGATTCTGAGGTCGGGATGCCTGAAATTGGACTATCATCCATGATGGGAATTGTTGGCAGagtcatttctgaagacatttcgatGCTCCCCTTTGATCTAGTAAAGTATGGGTGCGAAACCATATTACCacaaaaaccaaccaccgttctaTAAAACCTGATCTGGATGTAACATCAGCAAACGGTTAGTTTGgaacaaataacagacaggtaatcgcacgttgggggtgtgatgcacctatacagttaaatgtatttctacatgttttgcaacggttGCATGCTTCATCCCGACTTTTCTTCTTTCCACTTCCActctttccttttcattttttttaattcttgcctttctttgcttgacttctctttgtttttatcctctcatttccctctcttAATTTGCCATTGTTTCTTCCTcacggtttcttattttctctctcttttttaatttttttttgggttACGATCAAAtcctatgtagattgcctacgtatcatgaccccgcatgaatcagaccaagcgtagttctgggggcaaaaagtgtaaaaaataaataacaaaacattttgggattttcaatttttcataaaaagaaaatgctttgattacaacgactcaaaactaacaaactCGAAAAGGAAATCAACAGACTCCAACAGTAAGATGACAATTTAGACTCAAGAATTGACTAACAGACTCtgagagaaagaaaatacagaatcGAAAATAAACTGACAGACTCCAACAAAAAGGAAAAACACAGACTCAActgaaaatcaagaatacattaatgctcttGGGGCCCGCGgaacatcattcggtctcgccgcgggcctatatgcgagatccccttacagccgctccaaatcactcattatctggcggacGAAAGTTATCACTGCAGCGAAGAAAGCAGTACGAGTCATGTCCTCGCACGCTTGGCACTTCACGGTAATGTAgtcagcaatggctctaatcctctCTCGGATTAtgcccttttcctgaagcaatcGCCCTATCTGCTGATTTCGGGCTCCTAACACTTGAGAGTCGTGAAGGTGTTGATTTTGCAAATGTTGTACTCCTTCCTCCATcagagccatcaaatcataatagTGTTCCCTATTAGCTTTGAAATCTTTAGTTtgcttggctgcctcattctcaaGAGTAGTTGCCTTTCTTCTCaggctggtgattgtcccttcatactttcacttcatttgttgcacaaactgtgtCCGACCTTTTGCATTTTCCGCTAATTAAGCTCGGGCTTCTGCTAGACTGGCCTTAGactttctaggtcatcttgacactcaaggtcTTTCTTTTTCAGGCTGCTTATAAGCTTTTCATtcgctcggcttctttccgggtttctagcagctattttcatctttcagatttgagctttgagggctttaTTTTCTTGAgttagtttttttcttttctccctcatctACGGCGGCTCgcaaaccattttcaaactgaaggtccatttattgcttttccaacttgcttattTTGGCCCtgtagctttcttcttttgccaaccagcctCACTGCTCTTGCGAGTCGCTAGTAAATTGTTGAACGTGGGCTCTCTTGGCAGGTCTCTCAGGAATCTAAAATCTTTTATCGAACCAAACAATGTACTTAGGGTCCacttcacctctagctagatctcgcaccatggtcttaggttcaagaaatctacATTCATTCCACACTTCGCGAATTCTCCCTTCTGGAAATACGGCTTTTGGGCCCAATTCAATGGCATGTTTACTCAAATCTTTGTCATGGGGGAcagtttgaaatcttcctaattggcgcaaaaccctgtggggagcatacggctggatgctccggatgcccatcaGGAGGAGATAACACACTTCAGCTGACATGTATACTGCTTCAGTGACAGGAAGCCATCCAaatgcccactcaattttatcggCAGTCAAGGAGCTCAAATGTGCAAGACAAGCTTCAGTACCCTCAAAGAAATTTAATACCCACtactcggctttcaaattcttcaatgcaactcaaaccggtcataccgtaattcatatacccaacccggtggcagagatgttcctgcatccataattgtagtaacagattgcagccttggaagaactttcccccttcccgACAGATACtcaaggctcggtagatttcagataaGATCAAGGGAACCACAGTGCTGTTGGCTTTCTTGTTTGCAACATCGATCATTCCTACGAGACCCACCTCTATATTACCAACTTTTCACGGACAGACTACAACACacaagaatgctactataaaagccaaaccccgccttgcctcccatttgtctTTATTTCTGGCATGGGTCAGACCAGTGTTCGGATCTTCAAAACCTCGGGGGTTACCATagcgttgatacaagaattggagagtgcAATACCCTTCAAATGAATTTCCATCCTGAATATCTTGACTAATACTTAGCAGATCCAGAAATCTGTggggagataccggtcttggtgacacTGGATATCGACTTCTACGGTTTCCATTAAGGCCCGCATAACCCGCAACTTCCTCCAgtgtgggtgtgagctcaaagtcagagaaacggaacacattgtgagttgggtcccaaaaaggtattaaagcttcaattaCGTCCAACCTTGACTTGACGTTCTAAAGTCCGACGAGGCCTCCTAGAACTTTTACCACAGTTTCTCTACTGccttttcctagatcattccactATATGTGGAGCTATAAGGGGATCTTTTTAAGGGTTGTGAAGGGTTCAATTTCATttatgctcatcctgcacatttattaaggtgatttaataaCTCATTTTGACCCAAAAGAGTAacaccatttttcaaaattttacttcaaaaataaaattggTTTTGCAGATACGACCGTTCAGCACTTcgaggaagaagattttaaggttgtgcctgcTAACCGGTCGAAACataaaggtggttgttcttgcaaaaacagccttccggcgctcTTTTGggggacattcggcttattttaaacaagaatggcatcaccctgcttatttgtgacaaaaaataaaattttattttttttgggctatttttgcaaaagggaagttggacccgatggtggttgcctacgtatcccacatctatTGAGAATtaaactggcatagttcgggccGATTTGACGTAAAAAAAACAACTATTTTTCAAACAGAAGACTTTGTCAgaaatttggcagagtttcagtatattttggacactgattcttttcaaaacaagaaattaTCTCTCTGAGCCCTCACACAGCTATTTTCTTTTCCCAATTTCTTCTATTATCCACAAGCCGATCAACATGTGAATCCGAagtaaataaatgcacaagtagcaagtaggatgcatcaggatggtcttttcatttcaggtacgcctgtcctagacagacccaacccctgtgttgagtgtcctaagtcaaatgcacgtgatgcaaacaaacgttcctgctagggatccggcatgaggctttgttatactaggtttaagaCCTGGGTTTAtttttctagacctggcttacccgagcggacaactcgagttgaggggGGACAACGTACTCGAAATACAAATGTtttaccggctttgcaacttgtccgaacctcgttctaaaatgggataagactttagaaagaagagaagtcacatgaagtgcacccttctccatgatttagaagactcagagagagggaGGGTTTCGTAGGAGTTTATAtaattcaaaaaatatcaaagcggtaaaagcatttagcacattaggctcaaacatgtagaaaattagataatagataaagccaatcataacagctattctaagctcgaattcttaaaccctgaaccaaagttctgggtttgggtccccagcagagtcgccagagctgtcacacctcctttttacacacccgaagctggtataagagagtttttctaatttaagtgacattattcgaaatgtgATTAATTATTCATTTctattcagagtctccacttgggatggtttgttttctggtgtcccaagtcaccggtttattttaaatcccaaatcgagaaaaaatcGACTTTCCTTTTTGAAGTCTACGAACCACAAATTcttaataaggaattctgttaacccta encodes the following:
- the LOC138871070 gene encoding uncharacterized protein; the encoded protein is MKAQALADHLAENPVDDEYQPLNTYFLDEEVNSIEAISEDNNAWKMFFDGAVNTKGVGIGAILISPTGQHYPATARLQFFYKNNTAEYKSCIMGMNMAVDQNVEELRFKSIEFRYIPRYHNELDDALATLASMLPYPGNAHIDPLEIQIRERHGYCNTVEAEPNVQPWYHDIKRFLKTKEYTEQASVDIKRTIRRHASGFLLSGDVLYKRTPDLNLLRCVDIEEAERIMYEVHARCQVHSDLIHAPPTELHPMSAPWPFVSWGMDAIGPIEPKASNGHRFILVAIDYFTKWVEAITLKSVTKKVVVDFVHSNLICCFGIPTTIITDNAANLNSYLMGEICEQFKIMHQNSTRYRPKANGVVEAANKNIKNILRKMIQSSRQWHEKLPFALLGYRTIVRTLVEATPYLLVYGTETVIPAEVEIPSLRIIVEAEIEDTEWVKTHLE